The nucleotide window TCAAACAGAGGTTTGAAGGGTAGCTCACTTTTGATAGGTGGGAAGAATCTTTTGTAGGTGAAACTGGCTACGGTGTAACCCAGAGCAGATCCCAAGATCACATCGATAAAATGATGTCTGTAGTCTTGAGTTCTCGATAAGGCAATGACCAAAGCACCAAGTAAAGGGTGCAACGCAACAACTTTTCTCCAGATTCCTGATTGAGGAGACTCTGTTAGTAATTGTCCACACAGCCACAAGTAAAGGTAACCCAACCCAGCAAAACTCTCACTGGAGTGACCGGAAGGTGTTGTTCTGAATCCATCCATAAGTCTTTCTTTGTGATGTGTAGTGCAAACCTCTGATGCGTTCAGCAAAGTATCTAGTGGTAAGCCTTTCTTTGGTTGACAACGTGCCAGAAAATCTGGCCTTAGCCTACCAATCCAATTCTTAATGAAGTCTGTAAACAGATTATTGAGGGATACGGATAAAAGCAATCCCAGCACAGAAATATAAAGCAGATACCACCTATGTTTGGGATCGGCTAGAAGTGCAACAACAACCAAAATTACAACCAAAGGGACGATTAAACTGTAGACGAATAGCATCTTGTTGCCCACCCTTTGCGTTTCAGCATATGGATGAGAAATAGTAAGGTCGTTGATGTAGAACtgtctttcaaaaggtttCTGGTAGTATATTGGGTAACTAATAATTGCAACAATCACTAGCACCACTATGTCCGTGAATCTCCATTTTGGAGACTTCCAAAACGATTGTGAAGTGCCTCCAGCGAGATTAATTCTATTAATTGCCATTGTAATTGGTATCCGACGTGGTATTCAAATCATTACTTTTCAAAGGGTTGTTTTCAACCGAAGTGATCGCACTTTTTATACAGTTCGCGTGTTTGAACCCTATTGGTAATTTGATAGGGGTGTTGGTGTAAGAAGTGATTCAAATAACGTGCAGTCGTGAATAAAGCGAGGAAGATTGCTGTTAACAATATGTCTGGACAACTGCAAAGCAAAGGCCAAGATGAACGGAACGTATCTAAAAGTACTCATAGCACTTCCCGGCTTTGAAGCAATTAATGTGGATTTGTAAAAGACTAGCACGCGGCATGTGCCAATCTTTTCTAAAATGCCAGTACCTGGGTGGAGAAGCAGAACAAATGACTCTTTATAAGGGTCCAGGTCTGCTGAAGGCTGTagcttgtttttttttttgtgctGAGTATATGGCTCTGTGCATGGTTCGTTTAGCACATATCTTTTGTTGTGGGGAAACCGTTTAGCTGCAATATTGTTAACTGAAATGCAAATCAAAATGCCACATATTCTTGCTGGTCTAAATGTCATTAGCTAAGTCCTACTGCATGCCTGCGAGAAAATCTGTGATCAGGAAACAGGTCTCTCACCTGTGAATACCGGTAATAGCAACTACCCAACTTACGGTCCCTTGAGTATGCCACTCTAATGCATTATTGAGACCTTTACGATCTAGATACGTGTCTACGATGAGTTCTTGTTTCTTTGTTGTTGTGTTTTTTGCTGTGTTTTGTAAAGTTCAGCGCTTACTTTCGAAGTTAACCGCTCTTCTAAAGAGCTTAGATATTGCCCTctcaaatttgaatgcaTCTGCACAACATAAGAAAGAGGAC belongs to Zygotorulaspora mrakii chromosome 1, complete sequence and includes:
- the DPP1 gene encoding bifunctional diacylglycerol diphosphate phosphatase/phosphatidate phosphatase (similar to Saccharomyces cerevisiae DPP1 (YDR284C); ancestral locus Anc_5.297), with the translated sequence MAINRINLAGGTSQSFWKSPKWRFTDIVVLVIVAIISYPIYYQKPFERQFYINDLTISHPYAETQRVGNKMLFVYSLIVPLVVILVVVALLADPKHRWYLLYISVLGLLLSVSLNNLFTDFIKNWIGRLRPDFLARCQPKKGLPLDTLLNASEVCTTHHKERLMDGFRTTPSGHSSESFAGLGYLYLWLCGQLLTESPQSGIWRKVVALHPLLGALVIALSRTQDYRHHFIDVILGSALGYTVASFTYKRFFPPIKSELPFKPLFDDSDVSLEGYRLPVEGAEIDVLAA